Proteins encoded by one window of Candidatus Sericytochromatia bacterium:
- a CDS encoding ATP synthase F0 subunit B, whose protein sequence is MEFNVWHAIANIFNFLLFVVVIVKFAGPVIAKAVRDSQESTKQAIVLADEALASAETALAETRARLANVDDELAAMLADARQLADHQAAKMARAAEEEVARLRSAAHDEIGRERQAAVNALRQALAEQAFENAASAIRASMNAERQNALVANLIQKVGDGSLALK, encoded by the coding sequence ATGGAGTTCAATGTTTGGCACGCGATCGCCAATATTTTCAACTTTTTGCTGTTTGTCGTGGTGATCGTCAAGTTCGCCGGCCCGGTCATTGCGAAGGCCGTGCGGGATAGCCAGGAGAGCACCAAACAGGCGATTGTGCTGGCCGATGAGGCGCTGGCCTCTGCGGAAACCGCATTGGCCGAGACGCGCGCCCGCCTCGCCAACGTGGACGATGAACTGGCCGCGATGCTGGCTGATGCGAGGCAATTGGCGGACCATCAGGCGGCGAAGATGGCACGTGCGGCCGAGGAAGAAGTGGCCAGGCTCCGCAGCGCGGCGCACGACGAGATTGGCCGGGAGCGTCAGGCGGCCGTGAACGCCCTGAGGCAGGCGTTGGCGGAGCAAGCCTTCGAAAATGCTGCCTCCGCGATTCGGGCCTCAATGAATGCGGAGCGCCAGAATGCGCTTGTCGCCAACTTGATTCAGAAAGTGGGGGATGGGTCATTAGCACTCAAGTGA